A genome region from Akkermansiaceae bacterium includes the following:
- a CDS encoding YdeI/OmpD-associated family protein: MITPADSYFDQAKNWSDELNALREIALDCGLKEELKWGSPCYTSRAKNIAIIGILKDCCVLSFFKGALLTDPNGILSKPGENTQAARVIRFTSVAEIAKMKPALEAFIEEAIAAEEAGLKAIPDEKPDLVFPDELKEKLDANPALKSAFHALTPGRQRAYVVHFSAAKQSATRTARIEKCTPLILCGKGLNDCTCGLSKRMPQCDGSHKFLK; encoded by the coding sequence ATGATCACCCCGGCCGATTCATATTTCGATCAAGCCAAGAACTGGAGCGACGAATTGAACGCTCTGCGCGAGATCGCCCTCGATTGCGGACTGAAGGAAGAACTCAAGTGGGGTTCCCCCTGCTACACCTCGCGCGCCAAGAACATCGCCATCATCGGGATTTTGAAGGATTGCTGCGTCCTCTCATTTTTCAAGGGTGCGCTCCTCACCGATCCTAACGGAATCCTCTCAAAACCCGGCGAGAACACCCAGGCGGCGCGGGTGATCCGTTTCACCAGTGTTGCGGAAATCGCGAAAATGAAGCCCGCCCTGGAAGCCTTCATCGAAGAGGCGATTGCGGCTGAGGAAGCTGGATTGAAAGCAATACCCGATGAAAAACCGGATCTCGTTTTCCCCGATGAGCTGAAGGAAAAACTTGATGCCAACCCCGCCCTCAAATCCGCATTCCACGCACTCACCCCCGGCCGCCAGCGCGCCTATGTTGTCCATTTTAGCGCCGCAAAGCAATCCGCCACACGCACAGCCCGGATCGAGAAATGCACTCCGCTCATCCTATGTGGCAAGGGCTTGAACGACTGCACCTGCGGCCTCTCAAAGCGGATGCCGCAGTGCGATGGCTCGCATAAATTCCTGAAGTGA
- a CDS encoding WG repeat-containing protein, with amino-acid sequence MKLRTIISLLLSVSLAFAAPPEDSPLFRAEEGGKWGFIDQHGKFVIKPQYDDSYYPFSEGLAAVRIGAKWGYIDPSNRMVIPAKFTGAQNFENGIAAVREGSSEVGKGRWVYIDKTGKYVFESEEELSYSGFDDGLMYEKKGEKWGYLDTKGAWAIPPKFDDTNNFSDGLAGVIAEDGTAGFINTKGEWVIRLENAHPHHMGFSEGLAAVFDEKQGAYGYIDKTGNFVIPPRFCEVRGFTEGRAAVCLIEEDASGWPLRRWGAIDRNGKLIVPAEYETVWSFEEGMAKVVNEDGNGFVDRAGKLAVTCKFTTVDPFHNGLAYVRVGGYDEKTSWSGYIDKQGEFVWRPKDFREKDKANLAALQEEKSRIPTIRILTKISGDEKGLLVTCPPKIPFQGKGAGEIPISVVNLLEEEIFLEVPEVQSLSYSLKHWSGGFSGGGGSRIIFPDNANLYKRMHATSYGKGKKFTCGCCITRINGKLDDDALDAGRARGSVTLRLEGYYRNSGKHFSESIDLPIELIENEQPANPVEKK; translated from the coding sequence ATGAAGCTCAGAACCATTATTTCCCTCCTGCTAAGCGTCTCCCTAGCTTTCGCAGCACCTCCAGAGGATAGCCCTCTTTTTCGCGCAGAAGAAGGTGGCAAGTGGGGCTTCATCGACCAGCATGGGAAATTCGTCATCAAGCCCCAGTACGATGATAGCTATTACCCGTTTAGCGAGGGATTGGCCGCTGTACGGATCGGGGCGAAATGGGGTTACATCGACCCATCCAACCGCATGGTGATCCCCGCCAAATTTACGGGTGCACAGAATTTCGAGAACGGAATCGCCGCCGTGCGTGAGGGCAGCAGCGAGGTGGGCAAAGGCCGGTGGGTCTACATCGACAAGACGGGTAAGTATGTTTTCGAATCGGAGGAAGAGCTGTCTTACTCTGGTTTTGACGACGGTTTGATGTATGAGAAAAAAGGCGAGAAATGGGGATACCTCGATACCAAGGGCGCATGGGCGATCCCGCCAAAATTCGATGATACCAACAACTTTTCCGACGGCTTGGCCGGTGTCATCGCAGAAGACGGCACGGCGGGATTCATCAACACGAAGGGCGAATGGGTGATTCGGTTGGAAAATGCCCATCCCCACCACATGGGGTTTTCAGAAGGGCTGGCTGCGGTGTTCGACGAGAAGCAGGGCGCATATGGCTACATCGACAAGACCGGCAATTTCGTGATCCCTCCCCGCTTCTGCGAAGTCAGGGGCTTTACCGAGGGCCGGGCGGCCGTATGTTTGATAGAAGAGGACGCGTCCGGCTGGCCGCTGCGCAGATGGGGAGCAATCGACCGCAACGGGAAGCTTATCGTGCCCGCCGAATATGAGACCGTGTGGTCGTTTGAGGAAGGCATGGCCAAGGTGGTGAACGAGGATGGCAACGGGTTTGTGGATAGGGCTGGCAAGCTTGCAGTTACCTGCAAATTCACCACCGTTGATCCGTTCCACAATGGCCTCGCCTATGTGAGGGTCGGCGGATATGACGAGAAGACCAGCTGGAGCGGCTACATTGACAAGCAAGGAGAGTTCGTCTGGCGTCCCAAGGACTTCAGGGAGAAGGACAAAGCGAATCTGGCGGCACTGCAGGAGGAAAAAAGCCGCATCCCCACGATCCGCATCCTCACAAAAATCAGTGGCGACGAAAAAGGCCTGCTCGTGACCTGCCCTCCGAAAATACCCTTCCAAGGCAAAGGCGCTGGAGAGATCCCGATCTCGGTGGTCAATCTGCTAGAAGAGGAGATTTTCCTCGAAGTGCCGGAAGTCCAGTCGCTCAGCTATTCGCTGAAGCATTGGAGCGGAGGTTTCTCCGGCGGAGGCGGCAGCCGCATCATTTTCCCGGATAACGCAAACCTCTACAAAAGGATGCACGCTACGAGCTACGGCAAAGGGAAGAAATTCACATGCGGCTGCTGCATCACACGAATCAATGGAAAGCTTGATGACGACGCGCTGGATGCCGGAAGAGCACGAGGGTCTGTGACATTACGGCTTGAGGGCTACTATAGAAATTCGGGGAAGCACTTCTCGGAGTCCATCGATCTGCCCATCGAACTGATTGAAAACGAACAACCAGCGAACCCCGTTGAGAAAAAATGA
- a CDS encoding DUF1080 domain-containing protein, producing the protein MKKQTLAVLGGAFITAGGLHAQGLGYQDTPIIPGTKYHVHDGERPQPRIIDTAGAVVVKPPSDAKVLFDGSNLDAWASRKGEPTWEIRDGAMVAKGSDIFTKEEFGAVQLHFEWKIPAGRKVSGQGGGNSGCFLMGKYEVQILQSHGNKTYPDGQAAALYGIQPPIVNATSPQGEWNSYDITFEPPVYEDGKLKTPAMVTVIHNGIMVQHREAYSGPSGHKTLASYPAEHPATGPIRLQFHGDPVEFRNFWVRPLGVRDQEE; encoded by the coding sequence ATGAAAAAACAGACATTGGCCGTTTTGGGCGGCGCATTCATCACCGCAGGCGGGCTCCACGCACAGGGTCTCGGATACCAGGATACCCCGATCATCCCAGGGACGAAATATCATGTGCACGACGGCGAGAGGCCGCAGCCAAGGATCATCGACACGGCTGGTGCGGTGGTGGTCAAGCCGCCTTCCGATGCGAAGGTGCTCTTCGATGGCAGCAACCTGGACGCCTGGGCGTCCCGCAAGGGCGAGCCCACCTGGGAGATCAGGGACGGCGCCATGGTGGCCAAAGGCTCCGACATTTTCACCAAGGAGGAGTTCGGAGCGGTGCAGCTCCACTTCGAGTGGAAAATCCCTGCCGGGCGCAAGGTGAGCGGCCAGGGCGGCGGCAACAGCGGTTGTTTCCTGATGGGCAAATACGAAGTCCAGATCCTCCAGAGCCATGGCAACAAGACCTACCCGGACGGCCAGGCCGCAGCGCTCTACGGAATCCAGCCGCCCATCGTCAACGCCACCTCGCCTCAGGGTGAGTGGAACAGCTATGACATCACCTTCGAGCCGCCCGTGTATGAGGACGGCAAGCTCAAGACACCCGCCATGGTGACGGTCATTCATAACGGCATCATGGTGCAGCATCGCGAGGCATACAGCGGCCCATCGGGCCACAAGACGCTTGCCAGCTACCCTGCGGAGCATCCCGCCACCGGGCCGATCCGGCTCCAGTTCCACGGCGATCCGGTGGAATTCCGGAATTTCTGGGTGCGCCCGCTCGGCGTGCGCGACCAGGAAGAATAA
- a CDS encoding alpha-galactosidase gives MKSFSTFLLAALLLPVQSFAERVEHAGCYAEWGDAELTVGNALVERKWTIKDGLLTAVSFKDKASDTEWLRAPGRQAAPHPGGNPPAETRALTFASRTGKLLAVEEESLVVDLTARGGQASFIYQFRIFPSSAGVTVRFTDTVPAVPGAGDLEEGEKPGPDGLEVAAPSARPERGQAMAALEDFMLSPLHLRYTQVELMDQTDHHDELVFEREWLPLQDNFEVSCNVFHLEDALTGNGLAFLKLAPLPHARPVKSPWDAKVAGAARRVTFGGHGYAWTVLAYSGGKAGRIAAMQDYQRCLRKYVPTRDGMFLSNTWGDRSRDSRVNVDFLLKEVEAGARLGVDVVQVDDGWQAGKTGNSAFGKGAWGNFRSANPDFWKPHPERFPNGLKPLVEAARDKGMKFGLWFGPDAENDMENWEKDAEVLLGAFEKEGVDYVKIDAVEMKSSAAEANLHRFYEKVLKESDGRVVFDADATAGLRPGYYGTNNVGTIFLENRYTDWKNYYPHHTLRNLWTLAPHVDPVRLRLEFLNNSRNADKYAGDPLAPSAYPPDTLFATVMFASPLGWFETSNLPESYHEKLPPLVEAWKKEREAIFSGHIIPIGEAPDGNAWTGFCSTAKDRKSARMVVFRELNAEKTWSSAIPLLPARNAKVTVLGGKGSATFENGILGTMIPDTLQYLFLRIDADQ, from the coding sequence ATGAAATCATTCTCGACGTTTCTTCTCGCCGCTCTCCTCCTGCCGGTCCAGTCCTTCGCGGAGCGAGTGGAACACGCGGGCTGCTATGCGGAGTGGGGCGATGCGGAACTGACGGTTGGGAACGCGCTGGTTGAGCGGAAATGGACCATCAAGGACGGCCTGCTGACCGCTGTGTCGTTCAAGGACAAGGCCAGCGATACGGAATGGCTGCGTGCGCCGGGGCGGCAGGCGGCACCCCATCCGGGCGGCAATCCCCCTGCGGAAACCCGCGCGCTCACCTTCGCTTCCCGGACTGGGAAGCTCCTTGCCGTGGAGGAGGAATCGCTGGTGGTGGATCTTACGGCGAGGGGAGGGCAGGCCTCGTTCATCTATCAGTTCCGGATTTTTCCCAGCTCGGCGGGAGTGACCGTGAGGTTCACCGACACCGTCCCGGCTGTCCCGGGCGCCGGGGATTTGGAAGAGGGCGAAAAACCCGGCCCGGACGGGCTGGAGGTGGCGGCTCCGTCCGCAAGGCCGGAGCGCGGGCAGGCGATGGCCGCACTGGAGGATTTCATGCTCTCGCCGCTGCATCTCCGCTACACCCAGGTGGAGCTGATGGATCAGACGGATCACCATGATGAACTGGTCTTCGAGCGCGAGTGGCTGCCGCTCCAGGACAATTTCGAGGTCTCTTGCAACGTCTTTCACCTTGAGGATGCCCTGACCGGAAATGGGCTGGCCTTCCTCAAGCTCGCCCCGCTGCCCCACGCCCGTCCCGTGAAATCGCCGTGGGATGCGAAAGTGGCCGGCGCGGCGCGGCGGGTCACCTTCGGCGGCCATGGTTATGCTTGGACGGTGCTGGCCTATTCCGGCGGAAAGGCGGGTCGCATCGCCGCGATGCAGGACTACCAGCGTTGCCTGCGGAAATACGTCCCGACCCGCGACGGGATGTTCCTGAGCAACACCTGGGGCGACCGCTCGCGCGACTCGCGGGTGAATGTGGATTTCCTGCTCAAGGAGGTGGAGGCGGGCGCGCGGCTCGGTGTGGACGTGGTGCAGGTGGATGACGGCTGGCAGGCGGGTAAGACCGGCAATTCCGCCTTCGGCAAGGGCGCGTGGGGTAATTTCCGATCGGCGAACCCGGATTTCTGGAAACCGCATCCCGAGCGTTTCCCCAATGGCCTCAAGCCGCTCGTGGAGGCAGCCCGGGACAAGGGCATGAAGTTCGGGCTGTGGTTCGGCCCCGATGCGGAGAACGACATGGAGAACTGGGAGAAGGACGCAGAGGTGCTGCTGGGCGCCTTCGAGAAGGAGGGCGTCGACTACGTCAAGATCGATGCGGTGGAGATGAAAAGCTCTGCGGCGGAGGCGAACCTCCACAGGTTTTACGAAAAGGTGCTCAAGGAATCGGATGGCCGCGTGGTCTTCGATGCGGATGCCACGGCGGGCCTGCGGCCGGGCTACTACGGCACGAACAATGTCGGGACGATTTTCCTGGAGAACCGCTACACGGATTGGAAGAACTACTATCCTCACCATACGTTGAGGAATCTCTGGACGCTTGCGCCGCACGTCGATCCGGTGCGGCTGCGGCTGGAATTCCTGAACAACAGCCGCAACGCGGACAAGTATGCGGGCGATCCGCTGGCCCCTTCCGCGTATCCGCCGGACACGCTGTTCGCGACCGTGATGTTCGCCAGCCCGCTGGGATGGTTCGAGACATCCAACCTGCCGGAGTCTTACCATGAAAAGCTTCCGCCGCTGGTGGAGGCATGGAAAAAGGAGCGGGAGGCGATTTTCTCCGGCCACATCATCCCGATCGGCGAGGCGCCGGACGGCAATGCCTGGACCGGCTTCTGCTCCACGGCAAAAGACCGCAAGAGCGCGCGGATGGTTGTTTTCCGCGAACTGAATGCGGAAAAAACCTGGTCTTCCGCGATTCCGCTCCTCCCTGCGCGGAATGCCAAGGTCACGGTGCTCGGCGGCAAGGGTTCGGCTACCTTTGAAAATGGCATCCTTGGCACCATGATCCCCGATACCCTGCAATACCTCTTTCTGCGGATTGACGCAGACCAATAG
- a CDS encoding glycoside hydrolase family protein codes for MMKRRLLAIALLVTAPVALADEDPGSKKGICLSKNWGDTRKVEAMIGSLDVGWHYNWTGKWQGKDIKGVPFVPMIWGKTPWALAAIKEVRVAKSRGDSSPLLGFNEPDGKSQANMSVEESLDLWPQLEKTNRRLGSPVTVHADNEWMQAFMKGADERGYRVDFVCVHWYGGTDADKLVNLLERIHKLYGKPIWLTEFAPADWKAKTRKDNEIKPAEVLDFMEEALPKLDKLEFLERYAWFSSLPDHPKLGPSALFNADGSLTPLGEAYAAH; via the coding sequence ATGATGAAAAGAAGATTGCTCGCCATCGCCCTCCTTGTCACCGCCCCCGTTGCGCTCGCCGACGAGGATCCCGGCTCGAAAAAAGGGATCTGCCTCTCAAAGAACTGGGGCGACACGCGCAAGGTCGAGGCGATGATCGGATCCCTCGATGTCGGCTGGCATTACAACTGGACAGGGAAATGGCAGGGAAAGGACATCAAGGGCGTTCCTTTCGTCCCGATGATCTGGGGCAAGACCCCTTGGGCGCTCGCGGCGATCAAGGAGGTGAGGGTTGCGAAATCGCGCGGGGACTCCAGCCCGCTGCTCGGCTTCAACGAACCCGACGGGAAATCGCAGGCGAACATGAGCGTGGAAGAATCGCTCGATCTCTGGCCGCAGTTGGAAAAGACCAACCGCCGCCTTGGCAGCCCGGTGACCGTACATGCGGACAACGAGTGGATGCAGGCCTTCATGAAAGGTGCCGACGAGCGCGGCTACCGGGTGGACTTCGTTTGCGTGCATTGGTATGGCGGCACCGATGCCGACAAGCTTGTGAACTTGCTGGAGCGCATCCACAAGCTCTATGGAAAGCCGATCTGGCTCACCGAATTCGCCCCTGCCGATTGGAAGGCCAAGACGCGGAAAGACAATGAGATCAAGCCCGCCGAAGTCCTCGATTTCATGGAGGAAGCGCTGCCGAAGCTCGACAAGCTCGAATTCCTGGAGCGATACGCATGGTTCAGCAGCTTGCCCGATCATCCGAAACTCGGGCCTTCCGCGCTTTTCAATGCGGATGGATCGCTGACACCGCTGGGAGAGGCGTACGCGGCGCACTGA
- a CDS encoding MYG1 family protein, whose protein sequence is MRKFTGILTHPGSAHKDEFLACSLLVAACEAPVSRREPSQRDLDDADMAVVDVGGEHDPERGNFDHHQFPKEHPPTCSLSLVLMDMGLYEDARQYCDWLEVAEWFDTRGPVETAAWLGVERELLAKLNSTCDLTLLRRFAGMSQIRPGEPMWEVMKWIGGDLIGYLRSLREKLNEISRSCEIWEFDHPGESFRVLFLPRSENISEDASAGLARYAAGLPEHQRVTGLVYPDRRGAGFALSRFNDHLGFDFTRVEGEPDVHFAHARGFVAKSSATDPARIRELLEKSWKPIGS, encoded by the coding sequence ATGAGAAAATTTACTGGGATACTGACCCATCCGGGCAGTGCGCATAAGGACGAGTTCCTTGCGTGCTCCCTCCTTGTCGCCGCCTGCGAGGCTCCCGTCTCGCGGCGGGAGCCTTCGCAGCGGGATCTGGACGATGCGGACATGGCCGTGGTCGATGTCGGCGGCGAGCACGATCCTGAACGCGGGAATTTCGATCACCACCAGTTCCCCAAAGAGCATCCGCCCACCTGCTCGCTCAGCCTCGTGCTCATGGACATGGGGCTCTACGAGGATGCCCGGCAATACTGCGATTGGCTGGAGGTGGCCGAGTGGTTCGACACCCGCGGGCCGGTGGAGACGGCGGCGTGGCTCGGCGTGGAGCGCGAGCTGCTGGCCAAGCTGAACTCGACCTGCGACCTCACCCTGTTGCGCCGCTTCGCCGGCATGTCCCAGATCCGCCCCGGCGAGCCGATGTGGGAGGTGATGAAGTGGATAGGCGGAGACCTGATCGGCTACCTGCGGTCTTTGCGCGAAAAGCTCAACGAGATCTCCCGCAGCTGCGAGATCTGGGAGTTCGACCATCCCGGGGAAAGCTTCCGGGTGCTGTTCCTGCCGCGGAGCGAGAACATTTCCGAGGATGCCTCGGCGGGGCTCGCCAGATACGCGGCGGGTCTGCCGGAGCATCAGCGCGTGACCGGCTTGGTCTATCCGGATAGGCGCGGGGCGGGCTTCGCGCTCTCGCGTTTCAACGACCATCTCGGCTTCGATTTCACCCGCGTGGAGGGCGAGCCGGATGTGCATTTCGCCCATGCGCGGGGCTTTGTGGCGAAGTCCTCTGCAACCGATCCGGCGAGGATCAGGGAGTTGCTGGAAAAAAGTTGGAAGCCAATCGGTTCGTGA
- a CDS encoding L,D-transpeptidase — protein MNMHKTLIFAAVVLGTSGFSSCSMNKPGGGILSYHAYDRPAKLPQDPAAVTVKVSLSKQRAYLMEGREMLMVMPVSIGAPETPTPVGDFRITDKERKRREGGSANGSPLPYWCGFKPGLGFHTGWLKHHPCTNGCIRMHENLAPKFYRLVSIGTPVNISYAQPQDAQWAHMKLPPDAGPLPDYDSAMYLGDGYFHRHKEPEFE, from the coding sequence ATGAACATGCACAAAACCCTCATTTTTGCCGCCGTCGTGCTGGGTACTTCGGGATTTTCCTCCTGCTCGATGAACAAGCCTGGCGGCGGGATCCTCTCCTACCATGCCTACGACAGGCCGGCCAAGCTTCCGCAAGACCCCGCTGCCGTGACCGTGAAGGTATCCCTCAGCAAGCAGCGCGCCTACCTGATGGAGGGCCGGGAAATGCTGATGGTCATGCCGGTTTCCATAGGGGCTCCCGAAACGCCGACCCCGGTGGGGGATTTCCGGATCACCGACAAGGAGCGGAAGCGCCGGGAGGGTGGTTCGGCCAACGGATCGCCACTGCCGTACTGGTGCGGATTCAAGCCCGGCCTGGGCTTCCACACAGGCTGGCTGAAGCACCATCCCTGTACGAACGGCTGCATCCGCATGCACGAGAATCTCGCCCCAAAATTCTACCGCCTGGTATCCATCGGCACGCCGGTGAACATTTCTTACGCCCAGCCGCAGGATGCGCAGTGGGCGCACATGAAACTCCCTCCGGACGCCGGCCCCTTGCCGGACTACGATAGCGCCATGTATCTTGGCGACGGATATTTCCACCGGCACAAGGAACCGGAGTTCGAGTGA
- a CDS encoding 4a-hydroxytetrahydrobiopterin dehydratase, which translates to MSDLLEEEELAAALKKCPEWEPEKKYITRTIEFEEFMEGIDFVNDVGEIAEEAQHHPDITIKHTKVTLKLTTHDVGGVTDLDIQLAQRIDNLVD; encoded by the coding sequence ATGTCCGATCTGTTAGAAGAAGAAGAACTCGCCGCCGCCCTCAAGAAATGCCCCGAGTGGGAGCCGGAGAAGAAGTACATCACCCGCACCATCGAGTTCGAGGAATTCATGGAAGGGATCGATTTCGTCAACGATGTCGGCGAGATCGCCGAGGAGGCGCAACACCACCCGGACATCACCATCAAGCACACCAAGGTGACGCTCAAGCTGACCACCCACGATGTCGGCGGCGTCACCGACCTCGACATCCAGCTGGCACAGCGCATCGACAACCTCGTCGATTGA
- a CDS encoding HD domain-containing protein, whose translation MSVISISSLKEQAGEVPLIASVNAQLQSRTVKSTKGGKPYFDLVFADATGSLGLKVWSDTPLHSEAGELPLNAIVRLEGEWTQNQYGVNGSGVSWARLDDAAIADFLAGDPMVRSKQEKDFADIMTFCEDMADPRLKKLSAHFFGTMGDRFRRTAAARKNHHARRGGLVEHVAQMMRSAVAISGLYPELNRDLMIAGVLFHDCGKLWENSYPEDGFGQIHSRYGEMLGHIPLGIELVNKLWHDLMGASEFDAFSACKPSTEDVRLHLLHLIASHHGQLEFGSPVLPKTPEAYALHYIDNLDAKMEMLRDAYPQANEVAPGIYDRVFPLAANLIRPLGEFEMVEKVEEEMERATPE comes from the coding sequence ATGAGCGTGATCTCGATTTCTAGCCTGAAGGAGCAAGCGGGGGAGGTGCCCCTGATCGCATCCGTGAACGCGCAGCTGCAATCGCGCACGGTGAAATCCACCAAGGGCGGCAAGCCTTATTTCGACCTGGTTTTCGCGGACGCGACCGGCTCGCTGGGCCTGAAGGTCTGGTCCGATACGCCGCTGCATTCGGAGGCGGGCGAGTTGCCGCTCAACGCCATCGTGCGGCTGGAGGGCGAGTGGACTCAGAACCAGTACGGGGTCAACGGCAGCGGCGTGAGCTGGGCGCGGCTCGATGATGCGGCCATCGCGGATTTCCTCGCAGGCGATCCCATGGTGAGGAGCAAGCAGGAAAAGGATTTCGCGGACATCATGACCTTCTGTGAAGACATGGCCGATCCGCGCCTGAAAAAACTCAGCGCGCATTTTTTCGGGACGATGGGAGACAGATTCCGCCGCACGGCCGCCGCGCGGAAAAACCATCACGCACGCCGAGGCGGTTTGGTGGAGCACGTCGCGCAGATGATGCGCTCTGCCGTGGCGATCTCCGGGCTTTATCCGGAGCTGAACCGCGATTTGATGATCGCCGGGGTGCTTTTCCATGATTGCGGGAAGCTCTGGGAAAACAGCTATCCGGAGGACGGCTTCGGCCAGATCCACTCGCGATACGGCGAAATGCTCGGCCACATCCCGCTAGGCATCGAGCTGGTGAACAAGCTTTGGCACGATCTGATGGGTGCCTCGGAATTCGATGCGTTTTCCGCCTGCAAGCCTTCCACCGAGGATGTGCGCCTGCACCTGCTCCACCTGATCGCCAGCCACCACGGCCAGCTTGAGTTCGGCTCCCCAGTCTTGCCGAAAACCCCCGAGGCTTACGCCCTGCATTACATCGACAATCTCGATGCGAAGATGGAGATGCTGCGCGATGCCTATCCGCAGGCGAACGAGGTCGCGCCGGGGATCTACGACAGGGTTTTTCCGCTCGCGGCGAATCTCATCAGGCCGCTGGGGGAGTTTGAGATGGTGGAGAAAGTGGAGGAAGAAATGGAACGTGCGACTCCAGAGTAA
- a CDS encoding polyprenyl synthetase family protein, with protein MATFTATSPSNSQFPFELVRPDLEKVEIAIREQVRDFDSAVEPYIAYICNTSGKRIRPALAILVGGATGGVAAEHRKIGVILELIHMATLVHDDIIDGATARRSMPTTNAKWGNSLAVLLGDALFSHALTLATDFNSIEICRKVGNAAKEVCQGEILQTQRRFDLTLSKEDYFRVIEMKTGALFAAATGLSAAVSGLSARDEESLAAYGMKLGTAYQIYDDCLDLVGSEEEVGKTLGTDLEKGKLTLPILNLLEAAPKSQREEISRRILSHEEVNLAAITSAEAYDSALGKAVGTALGLLDGCRSDLDVLAASEYKDALIQITRFLESLLAMCRN; from the coding sequence ATGGCCACCTTCACCGCCACATCGCCGAGCAACAGCCAATTCCCCTTCGAGCTAGTCCGCCCGGATCTGGAGAAAGTCGAGATCGCGATCCGCGAGCAGGTGCGGGATTTCGATTCCGCGGTGGAGCCATACATCGCCTACATCTGCAATACCTCCGGAAAAAGGATACGGCCCGCGCTCGCCATCCTGGTAGGCGGGGCGACGGGCGGCGTCGCCGCGGAGCACCGCAAGATCGGCGTGATCCTGGAGCTCATCCACATGGCCACCCTCGTGCATGACGACATCATCGACGGTGCCACCGCCCGCCGCTCCATGCCGACGACGAATGCGAAATGGGGGAACTCCCTGGCCGTCCTGCTGGGCGATGCGCTCTTCTCCCATGCACTCACCCTGGCCACCGATTTCAATTCCATCGAGATCTGCCGCAAGGTCGGCAACGCGGCCAAGGAAGTCTGCCAGGGGGAAATCCTCCAAACGCAGCGGCGCTTTGACCTGACGCTTTCCAAGGAGGATTATTTCCGCGTGATCGAGATGAAAACCGGGGCGCTCTTCGCCGCAGCCACCGGGCTTTCCGCAGCAGTCTCAGGCCTATCGGCAAGGGATGAGGAATCCTTGGCCGCATATGGGATGAAGCTCGGCACCGCCTACCAGATCTACGACGACTGCCTGGATCTCGTCGGCTCCGAGGAGGAGGTCGGGAAAACCCTCGGCACCGACCTTGAAAAGGGCAAGCTCACCCTGCCCATCCTGAACCTCCTGGAAGCCGCGCCCAAATCGCAGCGCGAGGAAATCAGCCGCCGCATCCTCTCGCATGAGGAAGTGAATCTCGCCGCGATCACCAGTGCGGAAGCCTACGATTCCGCACTGGGAAAAGCCGTTGGCACCGCCCTTGGGCTCCTTGATGGTTGCCGCTCGGATCTCGATGTCCTGGCTGCCTCGGAATACAAGGATGCGCTCATCCAGATCACCCGCTTCCTCGAAAGCCTGCTCGCTATGTGCCGGAACTGA